A single genomic interval of Camelina sativa cultivar DH55 chromosome 11, Cs, whole genome shotgun sequence harbors:
- the LOC104728226 gene encoding uncharacterized protein LOC104728226 yields the protein MTPHRDRANSQSNTRSPEPNPSQSDSQETISDPQVATFRAKQVIQSPDHVRERPFRLSLQKKSGIIDIEKGDSAKTKGTVNPPSARKSLPFDLGAPSQLHSQSPGNELSTGIHQDLIVMINKNWYQQTLEEEEAERQGTPLEDRFTNLIRIEDPGFITNPLEVITREPQTTNSHHSSVLVEPVPTETDEFLQEVDRDAMEWDKNYDDLDKVDLEWTEEDADAFREAVASDWDPTNIEIEEEDLLGGEVQTNGEEKGDLVTIPLLDPTKFDEGNSSRPPLPSAGTGRSKGPSKKKENKNKKKDQKIKDKAQYGGLLENQGAASRKLLNLRFSNSPKCQSTNPISVKLRKPRPGSTPSGSEGNHWHQSETTLEDRQGKNDVGEGEGDPPIIAK from the exons ATGACGCCTCACCGTGACCGTGCCAATTCTCAGAGTAATACTAGATCCCCCGAGCCGAATCCTAGCCAATCAGATTCACAAGAGACTATCTCCGACCCACAAGTCGCGACATTCCGAGCTAAGCAGGTTATTCAGTCACCTGACCATGTTCGAGAGAGACCTTTCCGTCTTAGTCTGCAGAAGAAATCAGGGATTATAGATATTGAGAAGGGTGATTCAGCAAAAACCAAAGGAACGGTTAATCCTCCATCGGCAAGGAAAAGCTTACCTTTTGATTTGGGTGCTCCTTCCCAGCTCCACTCTCAATCCCCAGGGAATGAATTATCAACGGGTATACACCAAGATTTGATTGTTATGATCAACAAAAACTGGTATCAGCAGACtttggaggaggaagaagctgaaCGACAAGGAACTCCTCTGGAGGATAGGTTTACCAACCTTATCCGAATAGAGGACCCAGGCTTCATCACAAATCCCCTAGAAGTTATTACTCGGGAGCCTCAAACTACAAATTCTCACCATTCGTCTGTCCTAGTTGAACCAGTCCCCACAGAAACTGACGAGTTTCTTCAG GAGGTGGATAGGGATGCCATGGAGTGGGACAAGAACTATGATGATTTAGATAAAGTAGATTTGGAATGGACAGAGGAAGATGCAGATGCCTTTAGAGAGGCAGTGGCATCCGATTGGGATCCTACAAATATCGAAATAGAAGAGGAGGATCTGTTAGGAGGTGAAGTTCAAACTAACGGGGAGGAGAAGGGTGATCTGGTGACGATACCTTTGTTGGATCCCACAAAGTTCGACGAGGGGAATAGCAGTCGACCTCCTCTCCCTTCTGCTGGAACAGGCCGATCAAAGGGCCCAAGCAAAAAGAaggagaacaaaaacaaaaagaaagaccaaaaaattaaagataaggCCCAATATGGTGGGCTTCTGGAAAACCAAGGAGCAGCttcaagaaaattattaaatctaCGATTTTCAAACTCCCCTAAGTGTCAAAGCACAAATCCGATTTCTGTGAAATTGAGGAAACCACGTCCTGGATCCACTCCGTCAGGCAGTGAGGGAAACCACTGGCACCAATCAGAGACGACTCTGGAGGATCGACAAGGGAAAAATGATGTTGGGGAGGGGGAAGGTGATCCGCCCATCATCGCCAAATGA
- the LOC104724064 gene encoding PRA1 family protein F2, which translates to MTNYGAIPTSSHPSPAIDLEYISRAKHRIKSGLATRRPWKSMFDFESMTVPHGFFDAISRIKTNLGYFRANYAIGVLFILFLSLLYHPTSLIVLSILVFFWIFLYFLRDEPLVVFGYQIDDRTVMIGLSVLTVVMLLLTHATWNILGSLLTAAVLLLIHAAVRRSDNLFLDEEAAAVTESSGLMSYPSS; encoded by the coding sequence ATGACCAACTACGGCGCGATTCCGACGTCGTCACACCCATCACCGGCGATAGATCTCGAATACATCTCACGCGCTAAACACCGTATAAAATCCGGTCTCGCAACGCGCCGCCCATGGAAATCGATGTTCGATTTCGAATCCATGACCGTCCCACACGGTTTCTTCGACGCGATCTCGAGGATCAAGACGAACCTCGGCTACTTCAGAGCTAACTACGCCATCGGAGtcctcttcatcctcttcctcagcctTCTCTACCACCCGACCTCGTTAATCGTCTTATCGATCTTGGTCTTCTTCTGGATCTTTCTCTACTTCCTCCGCGACGAGCCTCTTGTGGTTTTCGGTTACCAGATCGACGATCGTACGGTTATGATCGGTTTATCGGTTCTGACGGTCGTGATGCTTTTGCTGACTCACGCTACTTGGAATATCCTCGGTTCGTTGTTAACCGCCGCCGTGTTGCTACTGATTCACGCGGCGGTTAGGAGAAGTgataatttgtttcttgatgaGGAAGCTGCGGCGGTCACTGAATCTTCTGGGCTCATGTCATACCCTTCCTCATAA
- the LOC104724062 gene encoding inactive protein kinase SELMODRAFT_444075-like, which produces MMQGKQEKRLGSNGTENVLVAVKASREISKTALVWALTHIVKPGDCITLIVVVTSHHAGRKLWTFPRFAGDCATGHRKLHSDAIPEIKSDLTDTCSQMILQLHDVYDPNKVNVRIKIVSGSPCGAVAAEAKTSQANWVVLDKHLKHEAKRCLDELQCNIVAMKRCQAKVLRLNLVGSPTKEPELASEKHKNRLLDSVKGVATTTPMSSPEVETSFTGTEAGTSSVSSSDLGTSSPFFAVEVKKDETLVIKENESDSDSESENVSLPSTSLRFQPWISEYLGTRRLSLEESEESLWKTDDKTAQVSTKKALLEKISKLGDGEEEEAMSSKKSDLEEFSGNLRETISLPRNAPPVPPPLCSICQHKTPVFGKPPRFFSYKELELATNGFSRANFLAEGGFGSVHRGVLPEGQIVAVKQHKLASTQGDVEFCSEVEVLSCAQHRNVVMLIGFCIEEGRRLLVYEYICNGSLDSHLYGRHKDALGWPARQKIAVGAARGLRYLHEECRVGCIVHRDMRPNNILITHDYEPLVGDFGLARWQPDGELGVDTRVIGTFGYLAPEYTQSGQITEKADVYSFGVVLIELITGRKAMDIYRPKGQQCLTEWARSLLEEYAVEELVDPRLEKRYSETEVICMIHTASLCIRRDPHLRPRMSQVLRLLEGDIVMNEITGRFSGRLSIEVRGQRS; this is translated from the exons ATGATGCAAGGTAAACAGGAGAAGAGGTTAGGTTCTAATGGGACTGAGAATGTTCTTGTTGCTGTTAAAGCATCTAGAGAGATCTCAAAGACAGCTTTGGTTTGGGCTTTGACTCATATTGTTAAACCTGGAGACTGCATTACTCTCATTGTTGTCGTCACTTCTCATCATGCTG GCAGAAAGCTATGGACTTTCCCGAGGTTTGCTGGAGATTGTGCTACTGGTCATCGGAAATTGCATTCTGATGCAATTCCTGAGATAAAAAGTGATCTCACTGATACTTGTTCCCAAATGATTCTCCAGCTTCATGATGTCTATGATCCAAACAAG GTTAATGTCAGGATCAAGATTGTTTCTGGATCACCATGTGGAGCTGTTGCAGCTGAGGCCAAGACTTCGCAAGCAAATTGGGTAGTTCTGGATAA GCATCTTAAGCATGAAGCGAAACGGTGTTTAGATGAGCTACAATGTAACATTGTGGCGATGAAGCGTTGTCAGGCAAAAGTTCTGCGCTTGAACTTGGTCGGGTCACCAACAAAGGAACCGGAATTAGCATCTGAGAAGCACAAAAACAGGTTGTTAGATTCTGTTAAAGGGGTAGCTACAACAACTCCAATGAGCAGTCCTGAGGTTGAGACATCATTCACAGGAACAGAAGCTGGAACTTCATCAGTTTCTAGCTCTGACCTCGGAACATCATCGCCTTTTTTCGCGGTGGAAGTGAAAAAGGATGAAACTTTGGTCATCAAAGAGAATGAATCCGATTCTGATTCAGAGAGTGAAAATGTATCACTACCTTCCACTAGTTTGAGATTCCAGCCATGGATATCTGAATATCTTGGCACTCGTCGCCTCTCACTAGAGGAATCTGAGGAGAGTCTGTGGAAAACTGATGATAAGACTGCTCAAGTATCTACTAAAAAGGCTTTGCTTGAGAAAATTTCTAAGCTtggtgatggagaagaagaagaagctatgtCAAGTAAAAAAAGTGACTTGGAGGAGTTTAGTGGAAACTTAAGAGAAACAATTTCGCTACCACGAAATGCTCCTCCTGTTCCGCCACCTCTCTGTTCTATCTGTCAGCACAAAACGCCTGTATTCGGAAAACCGCCGAGGTTCTTCTCATACAAAGAGCTAGAGCTTGCAACAAATGGGTTTTCACGAGCTAACTTCTTGGCAGAAGGTGGATTTGGATCTGTACATAGAGGTGTATTACCTGAAGGCCAGATAGTAGCAGTGAAGCAACACAAACTGGCTAGTACACAGGGAGATGTAGAGTTTTGCTCTGAAGTAGAAGTTTTGAGCTGTGCTCAGCATCGAAACGTAGTAATGTTAATAGGTTTCTGCATCGAAGAAGGCAGAAGACTCTTGGTCTATGAATACATATGCAATGGATCATTAGACTCTCATCTATACG GTCGCCATAAAGACGCTTTGGGATGGCCTGCAAGGCAGAAAATTGCGGTTGGAGCAGCTCGAGGTCTTCGATATCTACATGAAGAGTGTAGAGTGGGTTGCATTGTTCACAGAGACATGAGGCCTAACAATATACTAATCACTCATGACTATGAACCACTG GTTGGAGATTTTGGTTTAGCCCGGTGGCAACCTGATGGAGAGCTCGGTGTAGATACGCGCGTGATAGGAACTTTCGg CTATTTGGCTCCAGAATATACTCAAAGTGGACAAATAACAGAGAAAGCTGATGTTTACTCGTTTGGGGTTGTATTAATTGAGCTAATCACGGGTCGTAAAGCAATGGATATTTACAGACCAAAGGGACAACAATGTTTAACTGAATGG GCAAGGTCTCTATTAGAAGAGTATGCGGTTGAGGAATTGGTTGATCCGAGGCTCGAGAAGAGATATTCAGAAACAGAAGTCATCTGTATGATTCATACAGCTTCATTGTGTATACGCAGAGACCCACATTTGCGTCCTCGTATGTCTCAG GTGTTGCGTCTATTGGAAGGAGATATTGTAATGAATGAAATCACAGGGAGGTTTAGTGGAAGATTATCAATTGAGGTCAGAGGTCAGAGATCATAA